A single window of Pseudomonas lutea DNA harbors:
- a CDS encoding DUF934 domain-containing protein: MQRIIKNNEVIDETWHLLPKDTTFDSLSNCDDLIVPLSLWREHAHALKARDGGLGVWLDSDEEAEEIGDDASQFQVIALNFPAFTDGRSYSNARLLRDRYGYKGELRAIGDVLRDQLFYLRRCGFDAFAIRPDKDPYEALEGLKDFSVTYQAATDEPLPLFRRR, from the coding sequence ATGCAGCGAATCATTAAGAACAACGAGGTCATCGACGAAACCTGGCACTTGCTGCCCAAGGACACGACCTTTGACAGCCTCTCCAACTGCGACGATCTGATCGTGCCGCTGAGCCTGTGGCGCGAGCACGCCCATGCGCTCAAGGCCCGCGACGGCGGCCTCGGCGTCTGGCTGGACAGCGACGAAGAAGCCGAGGAAATTGGCGACGACGCCAGCCAGTTCCAGGTCATCGCCTTGAACTTCCCGGCGTTCACCGACGGGCGCAGCTATTCAAACGCGCGCTTGTTGCGTGATCGCTACGGCTACAAGGGCGAGCTACGCGCTATCGGTGACGTGTTGCGCGATCAGCTGTTCTACCTGCGCCGCTGTGGCTTCGACGCCTTTGCCATTCGCCCTGACAAAGACCCGTACGAAGCGCTGGAAGGCCTGAAGGATTTCTCCGTGACCTATCAGGCGGCGACCGACGAGCCGCTGCCGCTGTTTCGACGTCGCTGA
- the sohB gene encoding protease SohB gives MEFIFDYASFLAKTVTIVIAIIVVLVMIASMRGRGRRSAGGQLHVTKLNDFYKGLRDRLEGSLLDKARLKALRKAQAKDLKKDKKSTETRQRVYVLDFDGDIKASATENMRNEITALLTLATPKDEVVLRLESGGGMVHSYGLASSQLARIRQAGIPLTICIDKVAASGGYMMACIGNRIISAPFAVLGSIGVVAQLPNVNRLLKKHDIDFEVLTAGEYKRTLTVFGENTEKGREKFQEDLDITHELFKNFVASYRPQLQIDEVATGEVWLGLAAKDKQLVDELKTSDEYLSEKAKTADVFHLHYAERKSLQQRVGLAATASVDRLVTGWWAKLTQQRFW, from the coding sequence GTGGAGTTCATTTTCGATTACGCCAGCTTCCTGGCAAAGACCGTCACCATCGTGATTGCCATCATTGTAGTGCTGGTGATGATTGCCTCGATGCGCGGCCGCGGCCGTCGCAGTGCGGGCGGTCAACTGCATGTGACCAAGCTCAACGACTTCTACAAAGGTCTGCGCGACCGTCTCGAAGGCTCGCTGCTGGACAAGGCCCGCCTCAAGGCGCTGCGCAAGGCCCAGGCCAAGGATCTGAAGAAAGACAAGAAATCCACCGAAACCAGGCAGCGCGTCTATGTGCTGGACTTTGACGGTGACATCAAGGCGTCCGCCACTGAAAACATGCGCAATGAGATCACCGCGCTGCTGACCCTGGCGACGCCCAAGGATGAAGTTGTCCTGCGTCTGGAAAGCGGTGGCGGCATGGTGCACAGCTACGGACTGGCGTCATCGCAACTGGCGCGGATTCGTCAGGCGGGCATCCCGCTGACCATCTGTATCGACAAGGTTGCGGCCAGCGGCGGCTACATGATGGCGTGCATCGGTAATCGCATCATCAGTGCGCCGTTCGCGGTGCTGGGGTCTATCGGCGTGGTTGCTCAGTTGCCCAACGTCAACCGCCTGTTGAAAAAGCACGACATCGACTTTGAGGTGCTGACCGCCGGCGAGTACAAGCGCACGCTCACGGTGTTTGGCGAAAACACCGAGAAGGGCCGCGAGAAGTTCCAGGAAGACTTGGACATCACCCATGAGCTGTTCAAGAACTTCGTTGCCAGTTATCGCCCGCAGTTGCAGATCGACGAAGTCGCCACTGGCGAAGTCTGGCTGGGCCTGGCCGCCAAGGACAAACAGCTGGTGGACGAACTCAAGACCAGCGATGAATATCTGTCCGAAAAAGCCAAAACGGCCGACGTGTTCCATCTGCACTACGCTGAGCGCAAAAGCCTGCAGCAGCGCGTCGGTCTCGCGGCAACCGCCTCGGTGGACCGGCTGGTGACGGGCTGGTGGGCAAAGCTGACGCAACAGCGATTCTGGTAA
- a CDS encoding histidine phosphatase family protein — MGSIYLIRHGQASFGADDYDVLSPTGFRQSEILGAHLAQLGLTFDRCISGALFRQRHTAETVIAQLNAAGIATPELETDIAFNEFNAEGVIRALLPAMLEDEPQALDIMRDAGNNRAEFQRLFAAIIARWLGGGHDAAALQSWESFVEEVQAGLSSILDSAGPDDRIAVFTSGGTITALLHLITRMPATQAFELNWHIVNTSLNQLKFRDREVSLASFNSYAHLQLMKAPELITYR, encoded by the coding sequence GTGGGCAGCATCTATCTGATACGACATGGTCAGGCCTCGTTTGGTGCAGACGATTACGACGTTCTGTCGCCCACCGGTTTTCGCCAGTCGGAAATTCTCGGCGCGCACCTTGCGCAACTCGGTCTGACCTTCGACCGGTGCATCAGCGGCGCGCTCTTTCGCCAGCGCCACACAGCGGAGACGGTCATTGCCCAACTCAACGCAGCCGGCATTGCCACGCCCGAGCTTGAAACCGACATCGCCTTCAACGAGTTCAACGCCGAGGGCGTGATCCGCGCGCTGCTCCCCGCGATGCTCGAAGATGAGCCCCAGGCGCTGGACATCATGCGTGACGCCGGCAACAACCGCGCCGAGTTTCAGCGCCTGTTCGCGGCGATCATCGCCCGTTGGCTGGGCGGCGGACACGATGCCGCCGCGCTGCAAAGCTGGGAGTCTTTTGTCGAAGAGGTGCAAGCAGGCCTGAGCAGCATTCTCGACAGCGCCGGTCCTGATGACCGGATTGCTGTGTTCACCTCGGGCGGCACCATCACCGCCCTGCTCCACCTGATCACCAGAATGCCCGCCACCCAGGCCTTCGAGCTCAACTGGCATATCGTCAACACCTCGCTCAATCAACTGAAGTTTCGAGACCGCGAGGTGTCGCTGGCTTCCTTCAACAGTTACGCACACTTGCAACTGATGAAGGCGCCGGAGCTCATCACCTATCGCTGA
- a CDS encoding SCP2 sterol-binding domain-containing protein has protein sequence MSSVENAVQAMKAKFNPSAAAGLDLVFGFRIDDTKNFSLIVKDGTCELQEGENPDAQVTLVMDGETLEGIVSGETDGMQAFMGGKLRAEGDMMLAMKLSELFPS, from the coding sequence ATGAGCTCCGTAGAAAACGCCGTCCAAGCAATGAAAGCCAAGTTCAACCCATCCGCCGCTGCAGGCCTGGACTTGGTGTTCGGGTTCCGCATCGACGACACCAAGAACTTCTCGCTGATCGTCAAGGACGGCACCTGCGAGCTGCAGGAAGGCGAGAACCCGGACGCACAAGTAACGCTGGTGATGGACGGTGAAACCCTGGAAGGCATCGTCAGCGGCGAGACCGACGGCATGCAGGCTTTCATGGGCGGCAAGTTGCGCGCTGAAGGCGACATGATGCTGGCGATGAAACTGAGCGAGCTGTTCCCTTCCTGA
- a CDS encoding phosphotransferase family protein gives MPLTDQSTEVRSGEELDAALIDPYLKSHISGLRGSLQISQFPGGASNLTYLLKYPEQEFVLRRPPFGHKAKSAHDMGREFRILNQVRDAFPYCPKAYVHCTDEAVIGAEFYVMERVKGIILRSELPAELKLDAAKTEALCKSFIERLVELHKVDYRACGLGDLGKPQGYVERQIRGWTERYEKARTDDAPSWEKVARWLDDKKPADHPVASLVHNDYRFDNVILDPDNPMRIIGVLDWELTTLGDPLMDLGNSLAYWIQADDPAPVQLMRRQPSHAPGMLTREQFVAYYAERAGIRIDNFDFYYTYGLFRLAGIVQQIYYRFFHGQTRDKRFAQFIHMNTLLERMALQVIGRSAL, from the coding sequence ATGCCGCTCACCGACCAGTCCACCGAGGTTCGATCAGGCGAAGAGCTGGACGCCGCACTCATCGATCCCTACCTGAAGTCCCATATCTCCGGTCTGCGCGGCAGCCTGCAGATCAGTCAGTTCCCCGGTGGCGCGTCTAACCTGACGTACCTGCTGAAGTACCCCGAGCAGGAATTTGTGCTGCGCCGCCCGCCTTTCGGTCACAAGGCAAAAAGCGCTCATGACATGGGCCGCGAATTCCGCATCCTGAATCAGGTGCGCGACGCCTTCCCCTATTGCCCCAAGGCCTACGTGCATTGCACCGACGAGGCGGTCATCGGTGCCGAGTTCTATGTGATGGAACGGGTCAAGGGCATCATCCTGCGCTCTGAGTTACCGGCCGAGCTGAAGCTGGATGCCGCCAAGACCGAGGCCCTGTGCAAGAGCTTTATCGAACGGCTGGTTGAGCTTCACAAGGTCGATTACCGCGCCTGTGGGCTGGGCGATCTGGGCAAACCTCAGGGCTACGTCGAGCGCCAGATTCGCGGCTGGACCGAACGCTACGAAAAAGCGCGCACCGACGATGCGCCGAGCTGGGAGAAAGTCGCCCGCTGGCTCGACGACAAGAAGCCCGCAGACCACCCCGTTGCCAGCCTGGTCCATAACGATTACCGCTTCGACAACGTGATTCTCGACCCGGATAACCCGATGCGCATCATCGGCGTGCTGGATTGGGAACTGACCACCCTGGGCGACCCGCTGATGGACCTGGGCAACAGCCTGGCGTACTGGATTCAGGCGGACGACCCGGCGCCGGTGCAATTGATGCGACGCCAGCCCAGCCATGCGCCGGGCATGCTCACCCGAGAGCAATTTGTAGCGTACTACGCCGAGCGCGCGGGCATCCGCATCGACAACTTCGACTTTTATTACACCTACGGCCTGTTTCGCCTCGCCGGCATCGTTCAGCAAATCTACTACCGCTTTTTCCACGGCCAGACCCGGGACAAGCGCTTCGCGCAGTTCATCCACATGAACACGCTGCTGGAGCGCATGGCCCTGCAGGTGATCGGCCGTTCTGCCCTTTGA
- a CDS encoding SDR family oxidoreductase has product MPKTQLFDLDGKIAFVSGASRGIGEAIARLLAQQGAHVIVSSRKIEGCQHVAEAIIADGGKATAIACHIGEMEQITAVFAQIREQFGRLDILVNNAATNPQFCNVLDTDLGAFQKTVDVNIRGYFFMSVEAGKLMREHGGGSIINVASINGVSPGVFQGIYSVTKAAVINMTKVFAKECAQFGIRCNALLPGLTDTKFASALVSNEKILNTALAQIPLKRVAAPSEMAGTVLYLASDASSYTTGVALNVDGGFLS; this is encoded by the coding sequence ATGCCTAAAACACAATTGTTCGACCTCGATGGCAAGATCGCTTTCGTTTCCGGCGCCAGCCGCGGTATCGGCGAGGCGATCGCCAGGCTACTGGCACAACAGGGCGCCCATGTCATCGTCTCCAGCCGCAAGATCGAAGGCTGCCAGCACGTGGCCGAGGCCATTATTGCCGACGGTGGCAAAGCCACGGCCATCGCCTGTCACATCGGTGAAATGGAGCAGATCACGGCGGTGTTTGCACAGATCCGCGAGCAATTCGGTCGGCTGGATATTCTGGTGAACAATGCCGCGACCAACCCGCAGTTCTGCAATGTGCTGGACACCGACCTTGGCGCGTTCCAGAAAACCGTCGATGTGAACATCCGGGGCTACTTCTTCATGTCGGTCGAAGCCGGCAAGCTGATGCGCGAGCACGGCGGCGGCAGCATCATCAACGTGGCGTCGATCAACGGGGTATCGCCGGGTGTCTTTCAGGGCATCTACTCGGTGACCAAGGCGGCCGTCATCAACATGACCAAAGTCTTCGCCAAGGAATGCGCTCAGTTCGGCATTCGTTGCAACGCCCTTCTCCCAGGCCTGACCGACACCAAGTTCGCCTCGGCGCTGGTGAGCAATGAGAAGATCCTTAACACAGCGCTGGCGCAAATACCGCTAAAACGCGTTGCGGCTCCCAGCGAGATGGCGGGCACGGTGCTGTACCTGGCCAGCGATGCCTCGAGCTATACCACCGGCGTCGCACTGAATGTGGATGGCGGTTTTCTGTCCTGA
- a CDS encoding Gfo/Idh/MocA family protein, with protein MRGNSLPDLGVGLIGTGFMGRAHALAFHNARTTFELPINLKLAALADADAARAQDCASRWGFERSHADWQQLISDPAVDLVAITTPNLLHFPMAMAALEAGKAVYCEKPLAVSLGQARQMHAAARKAGVVTRVGYNYQHNPMIGLTREMIEAGELGRIISFQGEFSEDFMGDALSPWSWRCEEAHAGGALADLGSHLLAMARHLLGEVEAVCADSQTVHPQRPAARGSNDQRAINIDDQTYALLRFANGARGTFGSSWLKHGYKNHLSFEISGTLGTLSFDQERLNELRLYRAGAPGRDGFQRILAGPQQPGYAAFCPAPGHQLGYNELKALEVHELIQALQGNGGNGTDFAEAMEVERLATAIRLAAKEMRWVTMSDV; from the coding sequence ATGCGCGGGAATTCCCTTCCAGATCTGGGCGTCGGCCTGATCGGCACAGGCTTCATGGGCCGGGCGCATGCCCTGGCCTTCCACAACGCACGCACCACGTTTGAGCTGCCGATCAACCTCAAGCTGGCCGCGCTGGCAGACGCCGACGCCGCGCGGGCACAAGACTGCGCCTCGCGTTGGGGCTTTGAGCGCAGTCATGCCGACTGGCAGCAATTGATCAGCGACCCTGCCGTCGATCTTGTCGCGATCACTACGCCCAACCTGCTGCATTTTCCGATGGCCATGGCGGCCCTTGAAGCCGGCAAAGCGGTGTACTGCGAAAAGCCGCTGGCGGTGAGCCTGGGGCAGGCGCGGCAGATGCACGCCGCCGCGCGCAAGGCCGGGGTCGTGACCCGCGTGGGTTATAACTACCAGCACAACCCGATGATCGGGCTGACCAGGGAAATGATCGAGGCGGGCGAGCTGGGGCGCATCATCAGCTTCCAGGGCGAATTCAGCGAGGACTTCATGGGCGATGCACTGTCGCCGTGGTCCTGGCGATGCGAGGAAGCCCACGCCGGCGGCGCGCTGGCAGACCTCGGCAGTCACTTGCTGGCCATGGCGCGTCATCTGCTGGGTGAGGTCGAAGCGGTGTGCGCCGACTCCCAAACCGTGCACCCGCAGCGCCCGGCCGCACGTGGCAGCAACGATCAGCGGGCGATCAACATTGATGACCAGACCTACGCATTGTTACGCTTCGCCAACGGCGCGCGCGGCACCTTCGGCAGTAGTTGGCTCAAACACGGTTACAAGAATCACCTGAGCTTCGAAATCAGCGGCACGCTGGGCACCCTGTCGTTCGATCAGGAACGGTTAAACGAACTCAGGCTGTATCGCGCCGGCGCGCCGGGACGGGACGGGTTTCAGCGCATCCTCGCCGGCCCGCAGCAACCGGGTTATGCCGCGTTTTGCCCGGCACCCGGGCATCAACTGGGGTACAACGAACTTAAAGCGCTGGAAGTCCATGAACTGATTCAGGCGCTGCAAGGGAATGGCGGCAACGGAACGGATTTCGCCGAAGCCATGGAAGTCGAGCGCCTGGCCACCGCCATTCGCCTCGCGGCGAAAGAGATGCGCTGGGTAACGATGTCGGATGTTTGA